From the genome of Hyalangium gracile, one region includes:
- a CDS encoding phytanoyl-CoA dioxygenase family protein has product MLSVDPSGFDVASALAHYAEHGYARLGKVLDDTGLEALRERADDLMLGRVAYPGLFFQMDAPSGRYEDAPLGLGWQGPSLDYRKLEKLELDPRFRAWLENPLFERIARAVIPDDIVLYRAILFHKGQAGGSNLPWHQDGGRLWGISQEPELQIWTALDDAPVDGGCLEVVPGTHRGGLVTPLGGVIPPDRVAAADAEARRLLLPVQAGEVLLIHNHIWHRSGPSRTGQRRRAFSTCYMSAKTRCVRKKKAPRVFPPVFRREPGDTPPGR; this is encoded by the coding sequence ATGCTGAGCGTGGATCCCAGCGGCTTCGATGTGGCCTCGGCGCTCGCGCACTACGCCGAGCACGGCTACGCCCGGCTGGGCAAGGTGCTGGACGACACGGGCCTGGAAGCCCTGCGGGAGCGCGCGGACGATCTGATGCTGGGTCGCGTGGCGTACCCGGGCCTCTTCTTCCAGATGGACGCGCCCTCCGGCCGCTACGAGGACGCGCCGCTGGGGCTGGGCTGGCAGGGGCCGTCGCTCGACTACCGCAAGCTGGAGAAGCTGGAGCTGGATCCACGCTTCCGGGCGTGGCTGGAGAACCCCCTCTTCGAGCGCATCGCCCGCGCCGTCATCCCGGACGACATCGTCCTGTACCGTGCCATCCTCTTCCACAAGGGCCAGGCCGGCGGCAGCAACCTGCCCTGGCACCAGGATGGGGGCCGGCTCTGGGGCATCTCCCAGGAGCCCGAGCTGCAGATCTGGACCGCCCTGGACGACGCGCCCGTGGATGGCGGCTGCCTGGAGGTGGTGCCCGGGACCCACCGCGGCGGGCTCGTCACCCCGCTGGGTGGCGTCATCCCTCCGGACCGCGTGGCAGCCGCTGACGCCGAGGCCCGCCGGCTGCTCCTGCCCGTCCAGGCAGGCGAGGTGCTGCTCATCCACAACCACATCTGGCACCGCTCCGGGCCGAGCCGCACCGGGCAGCGCCGCCGCGCCTTCTCCACCTGCTACATGAGCGCGAAGACGCGGTGTGTGCGGAAGAAGAAGGCCCCGCGCGTCTTCCCTCCCGTCTTCCGCCGCGAGCCGGGAGACACGCCACCTGGAAGGTAG
- a CDS encoding exodeoxyribonuclease III yields MRVVSWNVNGLRSVHKKGFERWLTGARANVVAVQEVRAREEQIPEELRALKRWRTHFVSAERPGYSGVGLFARDAPDDVETKLGLKEVDVEGRLQVARFGRLTIVNAYFPNGNGKNRDNSRIPFKLDFYRRLFDRLEKARRDGERILVVGDFNTAHQEIDLARPKDNRETSGFRPEEREEFDRWIRAGWVDTFRFFNKGGGHYSWWTQRLDARARNIGWRLDYVLASHGAMPFVKRAAIHPEVFGSDHCPVSVDLDPKIR; encoded by the coding sequence GTGCGAGTCGTCTCCTGGAACGTCAATGGGCTGAGGTCGGTCCACAAGAAGGGGTTCGAGCGCTGGCTCACCGGGGCGCGGGCCAACGTGGTGGCGGTGCAGGAGGTCCGCGCCCGAGAAGAGCAGATCCCCGAGGAGCTGCGGGCCCTGAAGCGCTGGCGCACGCACTTCGTCTCCGCCGAGCGCCCCGGCTACAGCGGCGTGGGCCTGTTCGCTCGGGACGCGCCGGATGACGTGGAGACGAAGCTGGGCTTGAAGGAGGTGGACGTGGAGGGGCGCCTGCAGGTGGCGCGCTTCGGCCGGCTGACGATCGTCAACGCCTACTTCCCCAACGGCAACGGCAAGAACCGGGACAACAGCCGCATCCCCTTCAAGCTGGACTTCTACCGCCGGCTCTTCGATCGGCTGGAGAAGGCGCGCCGGGATGGCGAGCGCATCCTCGTCGTGGGCGACTTCAACACGGCGCATCAGGAGATCGACCTGGCCCGCCCCAAGGACAACCGCGAGACGAGCGGCTTCCGCCCCGAGGAGCGCGAGGAGTTCGACCGGTGGATCCGCGCCGGCTGGGTGGACACCTTCCGCTTCTTCAACAAGGGCGGCGGGCACTACTCCTGGTGGACGCAGCGGCTGGATGCGCGGGCGCGCAACATCGGCTGGCGGCTGGACTACGTGCTGGCCTCGCACGGCGCCATGCCCTTCGTGAAGCGCGCGGCCATCCACCCCGAGGTGTTTGGTTCCGATCACTGTCCGGTGAGCGTGGATCTGGATCCGAAGATCCGGTAA
- a CDS encoding aldo/keto reductase, translating to MSTSDARLAPWLAPRPTGESRPPVLSLGTMNFGKRTPAPEARRIVDRALERGVRFFDTANVYGNGESERILGQALRGRRAEVGIATKVGLLRMQGRPEGLSAARVERALEESLERLGTDYVDLFYLHQPDPATPIEETLEAVGRVLRAGKARHWGVSNFGAWRILELDTLCDARGLPRPAVSQVLYNLLVRQIELEYLPFTRRYPVHTTVYNPLAGGVLVGRYTPGAPPPPDSRLSSNRMYQGRYGSDRLLEQVEPLREVAQAEGMDLVTLAYAWLANRPGVDSILVGPGSVEHLDAALEACARSVSPAGLTRLDALHQAFVGTDARYAR from the coding sequence ATGAGCACTTCCGATGCCCGGCTGGCTCCCTGGCTTGCTCCCCGCCCCACCGGGGAGTCCCGTCCGCCCGTGCTGTCCCTGGGGACGATGAACTTCGGCAAGCGCACCCCTGCCCCCGAGGCCAGGCGCATCGTCGACCGGGCCCTGGAGCGGGGCGTACGGTTCTTCGACACGGCCAACGTGTATGGCAACGGAGAGTCGGAGCGCATCCTGGGACAGGCGCTCCGGGGCCGGCGCGCCGAGGTGGGGATCGCGACGAAGGTGGGCCTCCTGCGGATGCAGGGGCGTCCGGAGGGGCTGTCCGCCGCGCGCGTGGAGCGGGCCCTGGAGGAGAGCCTGGAGCGGCTGGGCACCGACTACGTGGACCTCTTCTATCTGCACCAGCCGGATCCAGCCACGCCCATCGAGGAGACGCTGGAGGCCGTGGGCCGCGTGCTCCGGGCGGGCAAGGCGCGCCACTGGGGCGTGTCCAACTTCGGCGCGTGGCGGATCCTGGAGCTGGACACGCTCTGTGATGCGCGAGGCCTGCCCCGCCCCGCCGTCTCCCAGGTGCTCTACAACCTGCTCGTGCGCCAGATCGAGCTGGAGTACCTGCCCTTCACCCGCCGCTACCCGGTGCACACCACCGTCTACAACCCGCTCGCGGGCGGAGTGCTCGTGGGCCGCTACACCCCCGGCGCTCCCCCGCCCCCGGACTCCCGGCTCAGCTCCAACCGGATGTACCAGGGCCGCTACGGCTCGGATCGGCTGCTCGAGCAGGTGGAGCCCCTGCGCGAGGTGGCCCAGGCCGAGGGCATGGATCTGGTGACGCTGGCCTACGCGTGGCTCGCGAACCGCCCGGGGGTGGACTCCATCCTGGTGGGCCCTGGCTCCGTGGAGCACCTGGACGCCGCGCTGGAGGCCTGCGCCCGCTCCGTGTCCCCGGCGGGGCTGACGCGGCTCGACGCGCTCCACCAGGCCTTCGTGGGCACGGATGCCCGCTACGCGAGATGA
- a CDS encoding universal stress protein, which yields MPAPSRILVPVDLSEGSRALIDYAIQIARPFNAEIEIIHAWEPPQYVAPDLLVAAPGWNSQSLEQVAVDAATKELTALATAVQGAPRPIKHRVVVGEAASTVLRVAEEGKHDLVIMGTHGRRGLPRLLLGSVAQKIVARAHCPVLTVHLYDAAK from the coding sequence ATGCCCGCACCGTCTCGAATTCTCGTCCCGGTGGATCTCTCGGAAGGCTCTCGAGCCCTCATCGACTACGCGATCCAGATCGCCAGGCCCTTCAACGCGGAGATCGAGATCATCCACGCCTGGGAGCCGCCCCAGTACGTGGCGCCGGATCTGCTCGTGGCCGCGCCCGGCTGGAACTCGCAGTCGCTCGAGCAGGTCGCCGTCGACGCCGCCACCAAGGAGCTGACCGCGCTGGCGACGGCCGTACAGGGCGCTCCCCGCCCGATCAAGCACCGGGTCGTCGTGGGCGAGGCGGCCTCCACCGTCCTGCGCGTGGCCGAGGAGGGCAAGCACGATCTGGTCATCATGGGCACCCACGGCCGCCGCGGTCTGCCGCGCCTGCTGCTCGGGAGCGTGGCCCAGAAGATCGTCGCGCGGGCCCACTGCCCGGTCCTCACCGTGCACCTCTACGACGCGGCGAAGTAG
- a CDS encoding lysophospholipid acyltransferase family protein, with amino-acid sequence MNALLSIYTWLEIGLVALVGFFVQFVVAVVTWPFDRRKVIAGRCFRLIGVTASKLTPFWRFGVHGPVPKRLSPRTVVVSNHESNADPFLISYLPWEMKWLGKASLFKIPAVGWSMWLAGDIPVTRGDQGSAKGAMAQCARWLAKGMPVMIFPEGTRSKTDELLPFKDGAFRLAIETGADVLPLAVSGTRRALPKHSWRFATSRGLVTVGTPISTQGMTLADVERLKQLAREQILALRAKLLPLTGAAPDADAGARPA; translated from the coding sequence ATGAATGCTCTGCTCTCGATCTATACGTGGCTGGAGATTGGCCTCGTCGCCCTGGTGGGCTTCTTCGTCCAGTTCGTGGTCGCCGTCGTCACCTGGCCCTTCGATCGCCGCAAGGTGATCGCCGGGCGGTGCTTCCGGCTGATCGGAGTGACGGCCTCGAAGCTGACGCCCTTCTGGCGCTTTGGCGTCCATGGCCCCGTGCCCAAGCGCCTGTCGCCGCGCACGGTGGTGGTCAGCAACCACGAGTCCAACGCGGACCCCTTCCTCATCTCCTATCTGCCCTGGGAGATGAAGTGGCTGGGCAAGGCCAGCCTCTTCAAGATCCCCGCCGTCGGCTGGAGCATGTGGCTGGCCGGGGACATCCCCGTGACGCGCGGAGACCAGGGGTCCGCCAAGGGCGCCATGGCGCAGTGCGCCAGGTGGCTCGCCAAGGGGATGCCGGTGATGATCTTCCCCGAGGGCACCCGCTCGAAGACCGATGAGCTGTTGCCCTTCAAGGACGGGGCGTTCCGCCTGGCCATCGAGACGGGCGCGGACGTGCTGCCGCTGGCGGTGAGCGGCACGCGGCGGGCACTGCCCAAGCACTCCTGGCGGTTCGCTACCTCCCGAGGACTGGTGACGGTGGGGACCCCCATCTCCACCCAGGGGATGACGCTGGCGGACGTGGAGCGGCTCAAGCAGTTGGCTCGTGAACAGATCCTGGCCCTCCGGGCGAAGCTGCTCCCCCTGACGGGCGCCGCTCCGGACGCAGACGCCGGGGCCCGGCCGGCCTGA
- a CDS encoding serine/threonine-protein kinase, producing MEDSKTEPRPRPGPEADADMPTREERPPSARSRPGMSSASASQPSIEGPEENYELPRGTRIERYVLLKPLGQGGMGVVYSAYDPDLDRKVALKLLRPDKQTPDGHTARAWMLREAQAMARISHPNVISVYDVGTFYNQVFVAMEFIQGRTLSTWIRKEQHTWQEVLRVFLEAGRGLMAAHKAGLVHRDFKPANVLVGETGRVCVLDFGLARLAELAEAEEQSLAGELEAREERSGEPVALELPDSNVIMGTPQYMPPEQYLGEGVDGRADQFSFCASLYWALYRKRPFEPRQVARTAAQTSRASAGTGEVWRQLPHSTAAKEPPANAKIPSSVRRAVMRGLSLNPEDRFPSMEALLEALAQQQRSVQRRGALAAVGAMALASLGVGGFMYQQSRVCAGSQALVASAWSPETRQKLEAAFAATGKPFAAETALKVVRALDGYAGAWSSMHTEACEATRVRGEQTEELLSMRMVCLDRRRKDLAALTGLLAEADAKVVERAVDAAAALPSLQPCQDIASLAEQPPLPADAALRASVEKLGDQLSQVKALHDAGRYKAGVELARKLEPEVVATAYRPLEAELRYHLGWLLQQAGEAEDSIRQLEQAFDSAESGRSDRVRLEVLTKLVYVFANNGHPEEAKRWGQVAQAVLGRVGSEPPLALDLMGNLGYVALLQGRYQESRDYFEKARALAESTLGPEDPKRAKVSHGLGLAALRMADYPRAIALLSESLRQTETAKGKQHPEVATRHTMLATAYRESGDLEKALAHVRQALEVRRATQGPEHPAVADTLDELGMSFIALKRYDEAVKTFGEALEIKRKVLGEDHPDLSYSYDGVGQALLAKGNAAEAIEPLRKALSYEDTEPEGLAQTGFALAKALWDGAKSPEPAREEARKARALYVKLEKPKEAAEIDAWLGAHAEEPAPPPRVVQKQRPARRKSR from the coding sequence ATGGAGGATTCCAAGACCGAGCCCCGGCCTCGCCCCGGGCCCGAGGCTGACGCCGACATGCCGACCCGCGAGGAGCGGCCGCCGTCCGCGCGCTCCCGGCCCGGGATGTCTTCCGCCTCCGCGTCCCAGCCCTCGATCGAGGGCCCGGAGGAGAACTACGAGCTGCCACGCGGCACGCGCATCGAGCGCTACGTGCTGCTCAAGCCCCTGGGGCAGGGCGGCATGGGCGTGGTGTACTCGGCCTACGATCCCGACCTGGATCGCAAGGTGGCGCTCAAGCTGCTGCGCCCCGACAAGCAGACGCCCGACGGGCACACGGCGCGCGCCTGGATGCTGCGGGAAGCCCAGGCCATGGCCCGCATCTCCCACCCCAACGTCATCTCCGTCTACGACGTGGGGACCTTCTACAACCAGGTCTTCGTGGCCATGGAGTTCATCCAGGGCCGCACCCTCAGCACGTGGATCCGCAAGGAGCAGCACACCTGGCAGGAGGTCCTCCGCGTCTTCCTGGAGGCGGGCCGCGGGCTGATGGCGGCGCACAAGGCGGGCCTGGTGCACCGGGACTTCAAGCCGGCCAACGTGCTCGTCGGCGAGACCGGGCGCGTGTGCGTGCTGGACTTCGGCCTGGCCCGGCTCGCCGAGCTGGCCGAGGCCGAGGAGCAGAGCCTGGCGGGCGAGCTCGAGGCGCGCGAGGAGCGCTCCGGCGAGCCGGTGGCGCTGGAGCTGCCCGACAGCAACGTCATCATGGGCACCCCCCAGTACATGCCTCCCGAGCAGTACCTGGGCGAGGGCGTGGACGGGCGCGCGGACCAGTTCAGCTTCTGCGCCTCGCTGTACTGGGCGCTGTACCGCAAGCGGCCCTTCGAGCCGCGGCAGGTGGCCCGGACGGCGGCGCAGACCTCGAGGGCCTCGGCCGGCACGGGTGAGGTGTGGCGCCAGCTGCCGCACTCCACCGCCGCCAAGGAGCCGCCCGCGAACGCGAAGATCCCCTCCTCGGTCCGCCGCGCGGTGATGCGCGGGCTGTCGCTGAACCCCGAGGATCGCTTCCCCTCCATGGAGGCGCTGCTGGAGGCGCTCGCGCAGCAGCAGCGCAGCGTGCAGCGGCGGGGTGCGCTGGCGGCGGTGGGCGCCATGGCGCTGGCCTCGCTCGGCGTGGGCGGGTTCATGTACCAGCAGAGCCGGGTGTGCGCGGGCTCGCAGGCGCTGGTGGCCTCCGCGTGGAGCCCGGAGACGCGGCAGAAGCTGGAGGCGGCCTTCGCGGCCACCGGCAAGCCCTTCGCGGCGGAGACGGCCCTCAAGGTGGTGCGCGCCCTGGATGGCTACGCGGGCGCCTGGTCGAGCATGCACACCGAGGCCTGCGAGGCCACCCGCGTGCGCGGAGAGCAGACCGAGGAGCTGCTCTCCATGCGCATGGTGTGCCTGGATCGGCGCCGCAAGGATCTCGCGGCGCTGACGGGCCTGCTGGCCGAGGCGGACGCCAAGGTGGTGGAGCGCGCGGTGGATGCCGCCGCGGCGCTGCCCTCGCTCCAGCCCTGCCAGGACATCGCCTCGCTGGCCGAGCAGCCTCCGCTGCCTGCGGACGCGGCGTTGCGCGCCAGCGTCGAGAAGCTGGGCGATCAGCTCTCCCAGGTGAAGGCGCTCCACGACGCGGGCCGGTACAAGGCCGGCGTGGAGCTGGCCCGGAAGCTGGAGCCCGAGGTGGTCGCCACCGCGTACCGCCCGCTCGAGGCCGAGCTTCGCTACCACCTGGGCTGGCTGCTCCAGCAGGCTGGCGAGGCGGAGGACAGCATCCGCCAGCTCGAGCAGGCCTTCGACAGCGCGGAGTCCGGCCGGTCCGATCGCGTGCGGCTGGAGGTGCTCACCAAGCTCGTCTACGTCTTCGCCAACAACGGCCACCCCGAGGAGGCGAAGCGGTGGGGCCAGGTGGCGCAGGCGGTGCTCGGCCGCGTGGGCAGCGAGCCGCCGCTGGCGCTCGATCTGATGGGGAACCTGGGCTACGTGGCGCTGCTGCAGGGCCGCTACCAGGAGTCCCGCGACTACTTCGAGAAGGCCCGCGCGCTGGCGGAGTCCACGCTGGGGCCCGAGGATCCGAAGCGGGCGAAGGTGAGCCACGGGCTGGGCCTGGCCGCGCTGCGCATGGCGGACTACCCGCGCGCCATCGCGCTGCTGAGCGAGTCGCTCCGGCAGACGGAGACGGCCAAGGGCAAGCAGCACCCGGAGGTGGCCACGCGCCACACCATGCTCGCCACCGCGTACCGCGAGAGCGGCGATCTGGAGAAGGCGCTGGCGCACGTGCGGCAGGCGCTCGAGGTGCGCCGGGCCACGCAGGGGCCGGAGCATCCCGCCGTGGCCGACACGCTGGACGAGCTGGGCATGAGCTTCATCGCGCTGAAGCGCTACGACGAGGCGGTGAAGACGTTCGGCGAGGCCCTGGAGATCAAGCGCAAGGTGTTGGGCGAGGACCACCCGGACCTCTCGTACTCGTACGACGGCGTCGGTCAGGCGCTGCTGGCGAAGGGCAATGCCGCCGAGGCCATCGAGCCGCTGCGCAAGGCGCTGTCCTACGAGGACACCGAGCCCGAGGGGCTGGCGCAGACGGGGTTCGCGCTGGCCAAGGCGCTGTGGGATGGGGCGAAGTCCCCAGAGCCCGCGCGCGAGGAGGCCCGGAAGGCGCGTGCCCTGTACGTGAAGCTGGAGAAGCCCAAGGAGGCGGCGGAGATCGACGCCTGGCTCGGCGCGCATGCCGAGGAGCCCGCGCCGCCACCGCGCGTCGTCCAGAAGCAGCGCCCCGCCAGGCGCAAGTCGCGCTGA
- a CDS encoding C39 family peptidase, giving the protein MSFHLRFRTDVSRASSAPLGAEAAAKGWKPIPQVNQLHPRGADKDYVNGAYNCAPAVVAMVARGHGSMGDLTDAQLISQLGHDIVTRNGTDPEGVTKMLERVNVPLAGDALGANYSDAELKQHLNQGHMVIAQVRTRDPRARQDSAHYVLIQGMTRNGDYIISDPLHNRPYAVSPKQLQEAVLRAPPDGGMLIPVASPSESSKLLGAKASIAAAVGAVAAAASEGKGSESVSSPVSAEGAVAPRTLSQEGMPVISPTLARTPTTQELPAVAPRTPTQSDMPVIGPTLARKPSLTELPAVAPRTPTRSEMPVIGPTLARKPSLTELPAVAPRTPTRSEMPVIGPTLARKPSLTELPATPTLEKRPATGERPALTLAPEKRPTAVEMPAVTLAPEKKPTVDEKATVAAAADKTVSLAEFVATTTKEAAATAAALENPNPDAFTATDELFEGVDTEFKEPTTEQQNSKMEANERRNNYHLDVRYGDRHGPRRSDKTESVTPKDKDVEEFARELRQGKARGDLSAYETLEKLEKSDSPRDRRVLELIERMDKKDPGVGKKMWGDGF; this is encoded by the coding sequence ATGTCCTTCCACCTCCGTTTCCGGACCGATGTATCGCGAGCTTCCTCCGCACCCCTGGGCGCAGAAGCTGCCGCCAAGGGGTGGAAGCCCATTCCCCAGGTCAATCAGCTCCATCCCCGAGGGGCCGACAAGGACTATGTGAACGGTGCCTACAACTGCGCTCCGGCCGTGGTGGCCATGGTGGCGCGGGGGCACGGGAGCATGGGGGACCTCACCGACGCCCAGCTCATCAGCCAGCTCGGCCATGACATCGTCACCCGCAACGGGACCGACCCCGAGGGCGTGACGAAGATGCTCGAGCGCGTGAATGTGCCCCTGGCCGGCGACGCGCTGGGCGCCAACTACAGCGATGCGGAGCTGAAGCAGCACCTGAACCAGGGCCACATGGTCATCGCCCAGGTCCGCACGAGAGATCCGAGGGCGCGCCAGGACAGCGCGCACTACGTGCTGATCCAGGGGATGACGCGGAACGGCGACTACATCATCTCCGATCCGCTGCACAACCGGCCGTATGCGGTGTCTCCCAAGCAGCTTCAGGAGGCCGTTCTCCGCGCCCCGCCGGATGGGGGCATGCTGATCCCGGTCGCCAGCCCGTCGGAGTCCAGCAAGCTCCTGGGAGCCAAGGCGTCCATTGCCGCCGCCGTCGGCGCCGTCGCCGCGGCCGCTTCCGAGGGCAAGGGCTCCGAGTCGGTCTCGTCTCCCGTCAGCGCGGAGGGCGCCGTGGCGCCTCGGACGCTGTCCCAGGAGGGCATGCCCGTCATCAGCCCCACGCTGGCCAGGACGCCCACCACGCAGGAGCTGCCGGCGGTGGCGCCCCGGACGCCGACCCAGTCGGACATGCCCGTCATCGGCCCGACGCTGGCGCGCAAGCCCTCGCTCACGGAGCTGCCGGCGGTGGCACCCCGGACGCCGACCCGCTCGGAGATGCCTGTCATCGGTCCGACGCTGGCCCGCAAGCCCTCGCTCACGGAGCTGCCGGCGGTGGCGCCCCGGACGCCGACCCGCTCGGAGATGCCCGTCATCGGTCCGACGCTGGCCCGCAAGCCCTCGCTCACGGAGCTGCCGGCGACCCCGACGCTCGAGAAGAGGCCCGCGACAGGGGAGCGGCCCGCGCTGACGCTGGCGCCTGAGAAGAGGCCCACGGCGGTGGAGATGCCCGCTGTGACGCTGGCGCCCGAGAAGAAGCCCACGGTGGACGAGAAGGCGACGGTGGCTGCGGCGGCCGACAAGACGGTCTCCCTGGCCGAGTTCGTAGCCACCACCACGAAGGAGGCTGCCGCCACCGCCGCCGCCCTGGAGAACCCCAACCCCGATGCCTTCACGGCCACGGACGAGCTGTTCGAGGGCGTCGACACCGAGTTCAAGGAGCCGACGACGGAGCAGCAGAACTCCAAGATGGAGGCCAACGAGCGGCGCAACAACTACCACCTGGACGTCCGCTACGGGGACAGGCACGGCCCGCGGCGCTCCGACAAGACCGAGTCCGTGACGCCGAAGGACAAGGACGTGGAGGAGTTCGCTCGCGAGCTGCGTCAGGGCAAGGCGCGCGGAGACCTGAGCGCCTACGAGACCCTAGAGAAGCTCGAGAAGAGCGACTCCCCCCGCGATCGCCGCGTGCTGGAGCTGATCGAGCGGATGGACAAGAAGGATCCGGGTGTCGGCAAGAAGATGTGGGGGGATGGATTCTAG
- a CDS encoding DUF2378 family protein, whose protein sequence is MAEKVVFENTMESVLQVLERPIPPEQIAGLDALGIDLSKPLLPAYSVETHAALIDFVVRQRWPELPPEEGQFEAGRAFIDIYTQTQMGRAIKGLVKTIGPHRALERMNRTFRTANNFTETRLLQLGPATFELWFNFVSRPGYYRGLVYQTLFHSGVPELEVTQSSRQGDEVTYRVVWRP, encoded by the coding sequence GTGGCTGAGAAGGTCGTCTTCGAGAACACGATGGAGAGCGTGCTCCAGGTGCTGGAGCGCCCCATTCCTCCCGAGCAGATCGCCGGGCTGGATGCGCTGGGGATCGACCTGAGCAAGCCTCTGCTACCGGCCTACTCGGTGGAGACCCACGCCGCGCTGATCGACTTCGTGGTGCGGCAGCGGTGGCCGGAGCTGCCCCCGGAAGAAGGGCAGTTCGAGGCGGGCAGGGCCTTCATCGACATCTACACGCAGACCCAGATGGGGCGAGCCATCAAGGGGCTGGTGAAGACCATCGGTCCGCACCGCGCCCTGGAGCGCATGAACCGCACCTTCCGGACGGCGAACAACTTCACGGAGACGCGGCTGCTGCAGCTGGGGCCCGCGACCTTCGAGCTCTGGTTCAACTTCGTGAGCCGCCCCGGCTACTACCGGGGCCTCGTCTACCAGACCCTGTTTCACTCCGGGGTGCCGGAGCTCGAGGTGACGCAGTCCTCCAGACAGGGCGACGAGGTGACGTACCGCGTCGTGTGGCGGCCCTGA
- a CDS encoding alpha/beta fold hydrolase, with translation MPYRRVTRFVSAPDGTRVAYHTHCGDLPEEDSEREMASRPPVLLTNGIGTSENFWRYIVANLEQDHRVVHWNYRGHGHSEESRNGDYSVATHVDDLERVIEDMMRRGDGRPPHHIAFSMGVRVVLELYRRRPELFPALTLIAGAPGVMWAWRQERWARIGLSTVRQAVGASTPLVPWASPLVRAFLTSRLAYPAGRLTGTLRARAPRADLDEFFAAVHRMSPEAFWKTFQGLFEGHAWDVLARVQVPTQIIAAENDFIVPLSDMLQMRQVLPQARWLLVRDAGHAGLVEAGSEIADAVRSFLVEQGIEPASMAP, from the coding sequence ATGCCCTACCGCCGCGTCACCCGCTTCGTCTCCGCCCCGGATGGCACCCGGGTCGCGTACCACACGCACTGCGGCGATCTGCCCGAGGAGGACTCGGAGCGGGAGATGGCCTCCCGGCCTCCGGTGCTGCTGACCAACGGCATCGGCACCTCGGAGAACTTCTGGCGCTACATCGTCGCCAACCTCGAGCAGGACCACCGGGTGGTGCACTGGAACTACCGGGGCCACGGGCACAGCGAGGAGTCCCGGAATGGGGACTACTCCGTCGCCACCCACGTGGACGATCTGGAGCGTGTCATCGAGGACATGATGCGGCGGGGAGACGGGCGGCCGCCGCACCACATCGCCTTCTCCATGGGCGTGCGCGTCGTCCTGGAGCTGTACCGCCGGCGGCCGGAGCTGTTCCCCGCGCTGACGCTGATCGCGGGGGCTCCCGGGGTGATGTGGGCCTGGAGGCAGGAGCGGTGGGCGCGAATCGGGCTGAGCACGGTGCGGCAGGCCGTGGGTGCGTCCACGCCGCTGGTGCCCTGGGCCTCCCCCCTGGTGCGTGCCTTCCTGACCAGCCGACTCGCCTACCCGGCCGGCCGCCTGACGGGGACGCTACGAGCCCGGGCTCCGCGCGCGGACCTCGACGAGTTCTTCGCCGCCGTGCACCGGATGAGCCCCGAGGCCTTCTGGAAGACGTTCCAGGGCCTCTTCGAGGGCCACGCCTGGGACGTGCTGGCCCGGGTGCAGGTACCCACGCAGATCATCGCGGCCGAGAACGACTTCATCGTCCCGCTCAGCGACATGCTGCAGATGCGCCAGGTGCTGCCCCAGGCGCGCTGGCTGCTGGTGAGGGACGCGGGGCACGCGGGGCTGGTGGAGGCCGGCAGCGAGATCGCCGACGCCGTCCGGTCCTTCCTGGTGGAGCAGGGGATCGAGCCGGCCTCCATGGCGCCGTGA
- a CDS encoding SDR family NAD(P)-dependent oxidoreductase: MRPPIDSGTVLITGACSGIGRELARQLAHRARTLVLVSQTVERLEALRDELQLSNPTLGVVLLACDMSRPGEVGDMLAELSRHFLSVDVLVSAASVAEPGLFAEQRWGCIERMLMANVVAPLLLARRLLGPMLARGRGGLLYVSSGAGQLFLPGAATYAATRRCLDGFIESLRLELEGTPICVTQVAPGPVDDTRARAVGGLQGTRPFFEVSAAQCAREALAGFERGVPLVYPGRGHRWVMTLLPRLPRAVRRVLGRRVARALHPPAGAETPVLPEGSRGPLEAGPSLA, from the coding sequence ATGCGTCCCCCCATCGACTCCGGCACCGTGCTCATCACCGGAGCCTGCTCCGGGATTGGCCGGGAGCTCGCCCGGCAGCTCGCCCACCGTGCGCGGACGCTGGTGCTCGTGTCCCAGACGGTGGAGCGGCTGGAGGCCCTGCGAGACGAGTTGCAGCTGAGCAACCCCACTCTGGGTGTGGTGCTGCTGGCCTGTGACATGTCCCGGCCGGGAGAGGTGGGGGACATGCTCGCGGAGCTGTCGCGGCACTTCCTCTCGGTGGATGTGCTGGTGAGCGCCGCCAGCGTGGCCGAGCCGGGTCTCTTCGCGGAGCAGCGCTGGGGGTGCATCGAGCGGATGCTGATGGCCAACGTGGTGGCGCCGCTGCTGCTCGCCCGTCGGCTGCTGGGGCCGATGCTGGCGCGAGGGCGCGGCGGGCTGCTCTATGTCAGCTCGGGAGCGGGCCAGCTCTTCCTCCCGGGCGCCGCGACCTACGCTGCCACCCGGCGCTGCCTGGACGGCTTCATCGAGTCGCTCCGCCTGGAGCTGGAGGGCACCCCCATCTGCGTCACCCAGGTGGCGCCAGGGCCGGTGGATGACACGCGGGCTCGGGCGGTGGGAGGGCTCCAGGGCACGAGGCCCTTCTTCGAGGTGTCCGCGGCGCAGTGCGCTCGGGAGGCGCTGGCGGGCTTCGAGCGGGGAGTGCCGCTGGTGTACCCGGGCCGAGGCCACCGCTGGGTGATGACGCTGCTGCCGAGACTGCCGCGAGCGGTGCGGCGGGTGCTGGGAAGGCGCGTGGCCAGAGCGCTCCACCCGCCCGCCGGAGCCGAGACGCCCGTGCTGCCCGAGGGCTCCCGTGGACCGCTGGAGGCGGGGCCGTCGCTGGCCTGA